The Trichoderma breve strain T069 chromosome 2, whole genome shotgun sequence DNA segment GATGTGAGGTTTTGGTGATGGTTATAGTTATGGAGGCGAACCAGTGAGTTTGTCAAAGTTGCAGGTGTAggcgatggcgaagaagaagagctggtaGCCGACGGTGATGAGGGCGGTGATGACGAGGTGGTAGTCGTCTAATACATGAGTGGCTGGCATTTCATATAAATCGTCAAAAATATTGATATCAATTATTGAGTATTAAATATGAACAAAAGTCCAGATGAAGTTTGTCATTGTGGAATATTACTAAAGGTTGGCTATATAGAATGGCTAGCGGGAGTCCGGTTTGTTGCCTCTCGATAGGCGCAGATGGATCATTTTGCCAGCATCGAGAGCGTGTCATTGGAGGTTGACCAAATGCGAATTTGAAATATCAGAGTACTGAAGTACAAGTACCCAACTTGCATGGTTCTCCAACTCAAATTCAAGCTGTTGGCAGGTGCGGAGCACCTTGCTCCTGACAGCTCTTGATGTAAGGAAAGCACATCGGCACAGGAAATACACAGATCCGGAAAATATTCATATTGACATCAATTGATCTTTTCCCATCCACGTTCTCCATACTCTCTACTAGATTCATCTTTATTCCGACTTCATCATATTTCACCACATCTCCTTCGCCTATCCAGCATGAATCCGATCAATTTGTTTCAAGATTGCTTCCTCATGCGTGCATACGCGACCATGCCGCCCTGACGAACTCGGCCTAGATCAACCCGGTCATTTCACCCATTTCCCGCAGACCCTCTCTCGTCTCGACCCAATTCGACAAAATGCTTCACCCACGATGTTAAATAACCATCACCAAATCAGATCTGATAACTTTAGACGCCGTTTGACGACCCCACATCCCTTGGGAGCCTCTTCACTCGCTCGCCCTTTGGCCCTGCATCGCATGATTTTCAAGACGCTAAACATCCAAAACCGTCTTCACATCCTTGCGCTTTAATCAACCTGACATCAAAATCACCAGATTCTGTCCACGGGAATCTACAGTCACATCTAGCCCGACCATTGACGAGCTCGAGAAATGTCCGGTCCCAAAATTAGGCCAGCGGCTTGCCATAGTGTCCTGGCCCAGCCCCACTATCGCGAGCCAGCTCCCAGACAGGAGGCGTCTGAACCATGTCTCAGATCCAGGTCCCTAACCCGGCAAATGCTAGTAGTCGCTGTATGGGGTAACGCCTACCGACCAAGACTCCCAGTCTAAACCGCTACGGCCGCGCCGCCGCTGTTTGAGCTCCGTCTTGGATTCTCAGCAATGGTGTCTTGGCAATGCTCCAAACATTGCCATGTTTCGAGCATGGCCGGAGAAATGAAGGGGAACTCGTCAACAGGGCGGTTGTTTCTTCCAATGGCCGGGTGCCTTGTGCTGGCTGAGCTGACGACAGCCGGCTCGGTTCTCTCTACCCTCGTACCGGgctcttcccttttcttcttttcccggGACTGTTCTTCTCGTGTgttgcatcatcttcacttcttttcttcgtcgTTGAACCATCGTCCGCTTGGTCGGTGGCGATTTCTTTCGCCCTCACTTTTGGGTTTACAGGCCTGGCGCCGCCTTTTATTCAACCGTTGCCGTTCGCTCTTTAATTCTGCTTCTACCGCTTCGACGTGTTTGATTGCGATTGATTTGGCATCGGTCATTGTTTTATTTCGATATCCAGCTGGCTGACAAAAAAAATCTTcgttttttgcttttcttcagcggtttcatctcatctcttcgAGTTGTGAAAACAGCTGTTGTAGTCATTCATTCTGGCCTCTTTTGGTGTTCTTTTTCACAATTCTTTTTATTTGGAGTCAAATAATTACCATCTTTCTTGGTATTTACGATGAGGTCTGCAATCCTTTATGCCCTGCTTGCCTCTTCTGCAGCTCAGGTATGCCTTTATCATGCAAAGGATTACTAAATAGTCCAGTAACTTACAACTTTTAGGGTGCCGTTTTGAACCGAGATGCAAATGGCAATCTAGCACGACGTGACGGCTTCTTGGATCAGCTGGGACAACTTCTCGGccttggaaatggaaatggggGTGCCGCCGTAACTACGATTACCACCACTGTCATTCCTGGAGCTACTCAAGTGGTCGAGAACCCGGTCCCAACAGCAGTCACAGAtgcgcctccagctcctcctccagtCGTCCCGGCGACAACGAATCCTGACGGCAATGGAGTGGGCGTCACTGTGATTCCAGCAACGACAAATGCCAACGGCAACGGCGTTGGTGTCACCACGATTCCAATTCCCTCGTCTTTGCTGCCGACGACAACGTTTGTTCTGGGTGAGTAACGTAGATGCTTGGTTTAACGGCTATGGAAAGGGAGCCCTTGAGACTAACATGTACGATAGAACCTCCGCCAGCTGCATCGGCACcccctccagcagctcctcctcctccccctccggCAAATACTGCTACGGACGTCCCTCCAGCGGTGACTGCCCCTCCAGCAGCACCcccgccacctcctccagcaacaaCTGCTCCTGGAGTTCCGCCGGCTGAGACTgtccctcctcctccgcctccgccgcctccagcGACCAcggctcctcctgctgccaGCCCTCCACCGGCCGATgttccacctcctccagctaCGAGCGCTGCTCCTCCcccaccaccgcctcctcctccgcctcccccCGCGGAAAGCTCTACAACAGCTCCACCTCCTCCCGCTACCACAAGTgtgcctccgcctccgccttCGTCTTCTACAACCACGGATATCGCGAATGTGACACCTTCTCCCATTTTCAGCACGCTACCTTTGTCAACCTCGGCAGCAGGCGCTTCCtcggcagcatcgtcaacCTCCGCCGAGACCTCGAGCACAAGTGAAGCTACTGTATCATCAGCGACATCGACATCTGCGGCCGCAACGACAACCTCTCAGGCTTCATCAGTATCGACAAGTGCCTCGTCCACAGATTCCTCGTCATCGGCTGCCTCAACACCTGTTACAGTCTCCAGTTCCGTCATCAAGCCCCCTGCGAGCACAACCGTTAGCACGtcgacgacatcttcagctACAACTTCAACGACTTCAACAAGTGCAGCTACTTCCGAGACGACAACCAGCCCCGCGAGCTCGTCTGCCCCTGAAACTTCGGCTCCCCCTGCGAGCTCACCTGCTCCCGAGACTTCAGCTACGCCTACTACTACGCCTGCAGCCGCGCCTACTCCCGTTGTTCCCGCTGCGCCAGCCAACACTCTCGTCCTCGGAAATCTTGCTTCCAACGCTCCCGCGGCAGACGGACAGCCGGCTCCCCCCGTGTTCCCTATTGCAACGCCGACCGCACCTGCAGCTTTCTCTGCGCCGCCCCCCGATCTTCAGGGATACGAACTTAGCAGCGCGTTGAACTTGGGTGCTCTGGTGGCCATCCAAACTGTGGGCACGCCATCAGTGGCAGCTGCCGCAGCGCCCACGCTGATCATTGGACAGTGAACTCCGGGGGATTGAAGAAAACAGACGTGTAGTGTAATGCAGTTAATTTTGGGGGTGCAACGGAGTTTGGAGAATTTAGAGAGAATATGATATACCATTTGTAGTCACAGTTTGCTTTCAAAATAAAATGACATGTATGTTTATATGAGTAATACATCATTCAGCTACTGCCTTTGTAAGATGAAACAAGACATTGCTCTATTCCTTTGATCCGGGGGTATCATGGCTCTCGTAGCCCTTGATGGCTACTTTGCGCGCCTCTAGCACGATTTCTGTGGATGTCTACAGTGTCTCAACCTCAATTCTTCAACGCCAATAGTATATATCATGACACCTTTTTTTCAGATGCGGCTGCCCTTGCCGCCAGTTTCATCTTTTTCGCTTCTCGCTTGCTGATGGGCTGGGCATCTTCGCCGCCATTTTTGCGCTTCTGATTCTTCCTCTTGCCAGGCTGCTCCGCCGCCGAGGACTGGTCGTCGGTCTGATCGCCTTCAACGGCATCCTTCTTGATCACCTGGACGATGTTGATGACGCCCCTAAACCCGTCCCTCTTCATGCCCTCGTTGACGACGACGCTCCGCGGTATCGTTCTTAGCCCTTCCATGGCCTTTTCACTCTGCAGGCCCCATacgttgaagaggttgaCAATGTCGGCGGGGGCTCGTAGGCCGAAAGCGGATTTCGCCTcgctgctgatgatgatgccgcggCCGCGGGTGGCCCTGATGAGGTTTgtggcgttggagatgaagtttgcGCGGCCGCGGGGGtcggcggcgaggagggccTGGGAGTAGCAGATTTCGAAGCGGACGCCCCTGGAGACGGCGGCCATGCAGGGCTTCGGGCGGAAGTAGAAGGGGAAGTGCTGGGCCATGTcgagggagatgatggggatGTCGAGGGTGAGGCAGGCGTTCTGGAAGGCCTTTTCAGTGAGTGGGCGGATGGCGAGGAGGTCGTAGACGGAGACGAGGGAGGGGAGGCGGTagtttgaggctgctggatCGGCGAGGGGGAGGGTGGCGCGGTGGAGGACGTGGGGgagcttgttgttgttggagtctgaggatgaagatgatgggagAGCTGGAAAGGGCGTTGTGGGATTTGCTGGAAAGGGCAGCTCGAGGGTGTGGTTGAGGGCGACGGTGGCGAAGCCCAGAGAGTGGGCGGTTGTGAGGGTTTGGAGGAGGCGGTCGGTGGGCGTGGCCGGGGACCAGGCGATGTTGAGGTCGTAGAGCATGGTGgtggttgaggttgaggttgtcGCCTCTCTTTTAGCTGGGCATCACGGACTGGAGGTTGTTGCTATTGGCGATGTATTGGTGGGGGTACAAGTGTCGGGTTGTTGATGGGGTGTTTTTTGAGGAGATTCCGGGTTTAATTGATGGATAGTAGAGTTGTTGCCGGCTGTGTGAGGCGAGGCGCAAGAGGACGAaattttgttgttttgttcaTGGAGCTTTTCGAATCACAGGCTGCAAGAAATTAATTCTTAGCGGACGTTGGTTGTGGTGGGGTCGGCAGTGTAAGGTACTGGGGGCGCTAGGCCATATCGAGACAGTCGCTGCATGTGCTCCCAAATCTCTGGGTCATTGTCATTCCTTGAGCTTTctggaagagacagagagacgTTGTGTAGCTAGACAAGGGAGACTTGAGAGTTTAGAAAcataaacaaacaaatatAGGTATCTATTCCAGTGTGCCTTGATCTCTCCTTAAAACCACAATTTCTTTGTATCTTTTGCTATAACTTGTACAGATCAAGCCTTGAGTGATGATGCAACAGGTACCTTCGCAAAGGCACAGTACGGACTTTAAACAGCTTCTTAGCTTGAAAGACAAAACGCCTCCCTCTATCGTGGGGTAAAGGGAAAGAGGATAGCATCATCGCCGACATTTGCGCCTGCcaaaaacacacacacataaACGCCCGCCAAGAATTAGCTTGGCGCATACGTACTCCCTCCCCTCCACATTCGCTCtccgcttcttttcttcgatTTACACAGCCTCAACTCTTTTCTTCTAATCATCATACCATCTTATCTCgtgtcttttctctttctattttctttttcttcttcttctcttggccCTTTTCATGAGTGAGAACTTGCATAGTATAACATAGTGCAACATTTAAAACCACAACAACCatggtcttcttcttcttcgtctgcgGCCAGTACACCTTCCGGTCCGAAGTCAAGGGCTACGAGGGCGTCATCTGCCAGTGCCACAACTGTGGCAACATGTCTGGCCGTGTCATCAAGAGCCGCCCATTCTTCACCTTTTGCTTCGTTGTAAGTCAGCGCATAATTCCATCTGATGGCCAATCTCATCTTTGGAGCCGGCTTCTTCACTCTAAGCTACGATGGCTGACGTGCAAACGCTATTATAGCCCATCATACCCTTCACCATATCTGGCTTCGTTGAAGTCGTCTGCCACATATGCAACTTCAAACAGCCGCTGAAAAATCGTCCTGATGCCGTCTCTATGCAAAACGGCGGCAACCCCGGAGCTGGGCCTTATCCCCCGCCGGCAAATCCAGGATGGGGTCAGCAACAGTACCAGGGTCAGCCTCCAGCGAGGTATGGCTAGTCGCAGCgacgatgctgctgttgacaGCCTCCAAGCGCTCGTGCAGAGTTCTATCATGATCGGCACACAATGAGACATGTATACACTCTCTGTATGGGCGCAGCCACGACAAGGACCAGGTCGGGACTTCACCGAGTCGTCGCTTCAGGCGCTCAACCACGACCCCTCCATCCAGCCAATGGCAACTCAGATTTA contains these protein-coding regions:
- a CDS encoding RNase P subunit p30 domain-containing protein; the protein is MLYDLNIAWSPATPTDRLLQTLTTAHSLGFATVALNHTLELPFPANPTTPFPALPSSSSSDSNNNKLPHVLHRATLPLADPAASNYRLPSLVSVYDLLAIRPLTEKAFQNACLTLDIPIISLDMAQHFPFYFRPKPCMAAVSRGVRFEICYSQALLAADPRGRANFISNATNLIRATRGRGIIISSEAKSAFGLRAPADIVNLFNVWGLQSEKAMEGLRTIPRSVVVNEGMKRDGFRGVINIVQVIKKDAVEGDQTDDQSSAAEQPGKRKNQKRKNGGEDAQPISKREAKKMKLAARAAASEKKVS